Proteins encoded together in one Candidatus Nitrosocaldus cavascurensis window:
- a CDS encoding tRNA uridine(34) 5-carboxymethylaminomethyl modification radical SAM/GNAT enzyme Elp3 encodes MQIQDSNEGSYEIACMEIAKTLIDDPCIDRLKVKKIIKAIANKYSLPTLPKNSDILAYVESYYHKNGKTSGSDLASEPLLDDKFARLKMLLMVKPSRTASGVAVISVMPKPYPCPHGRCIYCPGGVEVNIPNSYTPSSPATIVAMRHGYDPYMQIRSKLDALARNGHYTSKVELVIVGGTFLFMPIEYQRWFIKSCYDALNGFRSSTLEEAIAYNEHAEVRNVGFTVETKPDYCKEEHVDLMLSYGITRVEIGVQALNDRVYRLVNRGHTLQDVVDAFRIARDAGYKIVAHMMPGLPGSSIEQDIEEFRMLFNDPRFKPDMIKVYPTLVLKDTPLYKLYERGEYKPYSEEQFIELIARIKSMVPRWVRIMRIQREVDSSEIVAGVRHGNARQLALKRLREQGLKCRCIRCREAGLNYASNIGTTNTTTTSIDPSRAVLLREDYDAGNGREVFLSYEDPEQDLLFGFLRLRKVSSYAHRDEVKGNSNNTCIVRELHVYGQVLPLHKHYPWSYQHRGFGRMLMEEAERIARDEFHASKLLVISAVGTREYYKKLGYVQEGPYMGREL; translated from the coding sequence ATGCAGATACAGGATAGCAATGAGGGTAGTTATGAGATTGCATGTATGGAGATAGCAAAGACACTGATAGATGATCCCTGCATAGATAGGCTAAAGGTGAAGAAGATCATCAAGGCTATAGCAAACAAGTACTCTTTGCCTACACTACCAAAGAATTCAGATATACTTGCATACGTTGAGAGTTACTACCATAAGAATGGCAAGACTAGTGGAAGTGATCTTGCATCTGAACCTCTTCTAGATGATAAGTTTGCAAGGCTCAAGATGCTACTAATGGTTAAACCATCTAGGACTGCATCTGGTGTAGCAGTAATCTCAGTCATGCCAAAACCATATCCATGCCCACATGGAAGATGCATATACTGCCCTGGAGGAGTTGAGGTCAACATACCAAACAGTTATACCCCATCCTCCCCAGCAACAATAGTTGCAATGAGGCATGGTTATGATCCATACATGCAGATACGATCAAAGTTAGATGCTCTAGCAAGAAATGGGCATTATACAAGCAAGGTAGAACTGGTTATAGTTGGAGGCACGTTCCTGTTCATGCCAATTGAGTATCAGAGGTGGTTCATAAAGTCATGCTATGATGCACTTAATGGGTTCAGGAGCAGCACACTTGAGGAGGCTATAGCATACAATGAGCATGCTGAGGTTAGGAATGTAGGCTTTACAGTAGAGACAAAGCCAGACTACTGCAAGGAGGAGCATGTTGATCTCATGCTCTCATATGGCATAACAAGGGTTGAGATTGGTGTGCAAGCATTGAACGATAGGGTTTACAGGCTTGTCAATAGAGGACATACACTTCAAGATGTTGTAGATGCATTTAGAATAGCAAGGGATGCAGGGTACAAGATAGTTGCACATATGATGCCTGGACTCCCTGGCTCAAGCATTGAGCAGGATATTGAGGAGTTCAGGATGCTATTCAATGATCCTAGGTTCAAGCCAGATATGATCAAGGTATACCCAACCCTTGTGCTGAAGGATACTCCACTCTACAAACTCTATGAGAGAGGGGAGTACAAGCCATACAGTGAGGAGCAGTTCATAGAACTCATAGCAAGGATTAAGAGTATGGTGCCAAGATGGGTTAGGATAATGCGTATCCAGAGGGAGGTTGATAGCAGTGAGATAGTTGCAGGGGTAAGGCATGGGAATGCTAGGCAACTAGCATTGAAGAGGTTAAGAGAGCAGGGGCTTAAGTGTAGATGCATAAGGTGCAGAGAGGCTGGACTCAACTATGCTAGCAATATTGGCACTACAAACACTACTACTACCAGCATAGACCCAAGTAGAGCAGTACTCTTGCGTGAGGATTACGATGCTGGTAATGGAAGGGAGGTCTTTCTATCTTATGAGGATCCTGAGCAGGATCTGCTCTTCGGCTTCCTAAGGCTAAGGAAGGTTAGCAGTTATGCACATAGGGATGAGGTTAAGGGCAATAGCAACAACACATGTATCGTTAGAGAGTTGCATGTGTATGGTCAAGTGCTACCATTGCACAAACATTATCCATGGAGTTACCAGCATAGAGGCTTTGGGAGGATGCTCATGGAGGAGGCTGAGCGTATAGCAAGAGATGAGTTCCATGCAAGCAAGTTGCTTGTTATAAGCGCTGTAGGAACAAGGGAGTACTATAAGAAGCTAGGCTATGTACAAGAAGGACCGTACATGGGAAGAGAACTATGA